One window of the Rhinoraja longicauda isolate Sanriku21f chromosome 2, sRhiLon1.1, whole genome shotgun sequence genome contains the following:
- the tac1 gene encoding protachykinin-1 — protein MSKMRSHRLLALTAVLILTEVFCEEISPNEDTSLWIASNHSQEKRLKANSVRELLRRMIRKPRPAQFYGLMGRRSLGDKPLTRKRHRLESFVGLMGKRASASGSPPEWVIQDFIQRH, from the exons ATGTCCAAGATGAGAAGCCACCGGTTGCTCGCACTGACTGCAGTCCTGATTCTGACAGAAGTCTTTTGCGAAGAGATTTCTCCAAATGAAGACACATCACTTTGGATAGCCAGCAATCACAGTCAG GAGAAGCGACTGAAAGCGAACTCTGTCAGGGAACTCCTGCGCCGAATGATCAGAAAACCACGACCAGCGCAGTTCTATGGCTTAATGGGGAGGCGATCACTAG gGGACAAGCCATTGACTCGCAAAA GACATAGGTTAGAGAGCTTTGTTGGACTCATGGGAAAACGTGCATCAGCGTCTG GTTCCCCTCCTGAGTGGGTTATACAAGATTTCATCCAAAGGCATTAA